A portion of the Oxynema aestuarii AP17 genome contains these proteins:
- the brxL gene encoding BREX system Lon protease-like protein BrxL: protein MIFNSLFSYPNELVRQVFNNLCIDKTRLPSSGLTSAGIPSFIGEWVLDKKVPGSGSLTSSELEMLNTFIQKAFPRKNDQEEIKFDLSQGHLRKLIALMQVRVKLKPDGSLDPEPIAQIPILNLENCSIPIDIIEANRMLLKQGVWGKISLSQTHEDRPVEVIDFEPFQCSRVDLDAYARCRSHFTASQWKDLMLCSMGFNPEHAAYNQDAKTWILARLLPLVERNYHIIELAPKGTGKSFVFENISSKVTLVSGGKVTPAQLFINGRTKEVGLLGKHDVVVLDEVQSLTFDNADEIIGPLKNYLASGRYNRSGFADVSSDCSLVMLANIELDSQLRPRNEENLIANLPYFFAETAFLDRLVGIIPGWKIPKFQREATACQVGLKMDFFGEALLAMRSDNRYHNYANRHTSFGDVTIRDQQAILKSASGFLKILYPDLNLTLMDYQRDCLEPARQLRQFIRNSLYSLDDEFRQKSRDIEVKATEKSH from the coding sequence ATGATTTTTAACTCTCTTTTTAGTTATCCAAACGAGCTCGTTCGCCAAGTTTTTAACAATCTCTGTATTGATAAAACCCGCCTTCCTTCTAGCGGATTAACTTCTGCAGGAATCCCCAGTTTTATTGGAGAATGGGTTCTCGATAAAAAGGTTCCGGGGTCGGGTTCGCTGACATCCAGCGAACTTGAAATGCTCAATACTTTTATTCAAAAAGCCTTTCCCCGCAAAAATGACCAAGAAGAAATTAAGTTCGATTTGAGTCAAGGTCATCTCAGAAAACTGATTGCTTTAATGCAAGTTCGGGTCAAACTTAAACCCGATGGCAGTCTCGATCCCGAACCGATCGCACAAATCCCGATTCTCAATCTCGAAAACTGTTCGATTCCTATCGACATCATCGAAGCCAATCGAATGCTATTGAAGCAAGGGGTTTGGGGAAAAATAAGCCTCTCACAAACCCACGAAGATAGACCCGTAGAAGTAATCGACTTTGAACCTTTCCAATGTTCGCGCGTCGATCTCGATGCTTACGCTCGATGTCGCTCGCATTTCACAGCTTCGCAATGGAAAGATTTAATGTTATGTTCGATGGGATTTAATCCCGAACATGCGGCGTACAATCAAGATGCAAAAACCTGGATCTTAGCTCGCTTACTTCCTCTTGTCGAACGAAACTATCATATTATCGAACTCGCTCCAAAAGGAACGGGGAAGAGCTTTGTTTTTGAAAACATTAGCAGCAAAGTGACGTTAGTCAGTGGCGGAAAAGTGACGCCAGCACAACTATTTATTAACGGACGAACGAAAGAAGTCGGCTTGTTGGGAAAACATGATGTTGTCGTTCTTGACGAAGTACAAAGCTTGACCTTTGACAACGCCGATGAAATTATCGGACCGCTTAAAAACTATCTTGCTAGCGGTCGTTATAATCGTTCGGGTTTCGCCGATGTATCGAGTGATTGTTCTTTAGTGATGTTGGCGAATATTGAACTCGACAGTCAACTGCGTCCGCGAAATGAAGAGAATTTAATCGCTAATTTACCCTATTTTTTCGCAGAAACGGCTTTTCTCGATCGCCTCGTCGGGATTATTCCGGGGTGGAAAATCCCTAAATTTCAGCGAGAAGCAACCGCTTGTCAAGTGGGGTTGAAAATGGACTTTTTCGGGGAAGCGTTGCTCGCGATGCGATCGGACAACCGCTATCATAATTATGCCAACCGACATACTTCTTTTGGTGACGTGACGATTCGCGACCAGCAGGCTATTTTAAAATCGGCATCGGGGTTTTTAAAAATCCTCTATCCAGATTTAAATTTAACTCTTATGGACTATCAAAGAGATTGTTTAGAACCCGCACGTCAGCTCCGTCAATTTATTCGGAATTCTTTGTATTCTTTAGATGACGAATTTCGCCAGAAATCAAGAGACATAGAGGTGAAAGCTACTGAAAAAAGTCACTAA